The Polaribacter sp. HaHaR_3_91 genomic sequence CAGAGAGGGGGAATATTACATAACAATTTACTTTGGAAGTTTATCTAATTTTGAAGCACTGGAAGATGCATTTTCTATAAAAGTTAAAGAAGATAATGTGTTTAATTCAAGTAGAATCTTGGAAAATAAACATAATTTAATTATCCATAAAGCAATAAGTTATTCACAACCTTAAAAAGTAAAACTCTAATTTAGTGCTATGTTTAATTATAGATTTAAATTTAATTAATGATTCCAAAAATAATACATTATTGTTGGTTTGGCGGAGCACCAAAACCAGATTTGGTAAAAGACTGTATTTCTTCTTGGAAAAAGTATTTACCAGATTACCAGTTTATGGAATGGAATGAAAAAAACACTAAATTTGAACATCGCTTTGTTAAAAATGCTTATAAATTAAAAAAATGGGCATTTGTTTCTGATTATGTTAGGTTACAAAAAACATATGAATATGGAGGTATTTATTTAGATACAGATGTGTTGGTCGTAAAAAACTTTGATGAACTTTTAAAAAATAAAATGTTTGTTGGAATTGAAGATAAATTAACTATTAATGCAGCTATTTTTGGAGCAACTAAAAACCATCTATTTATTTTTAAAATTTTAGAAAAGTATAGTAATTTAAAAATTGGAGGATTTGTGAACTTATTTTCCATTGCCATTCCTAAAATAATCACTGAGACGTTTAAAAAAACATATAATTATAATGATCTTTTTTTATCTAAAATAGAAAAAGAAGATATTATCGTTTATCCTACCGATTATTTCTATCCATTACCGTCCAATAAGTCTTCAGAAAAAAATAATTATAAAAATTATTTAACGGCAAATAGTTATGCCGTGCATCTTTGGGATGCATCATGGGTAGATTTTAATGAGTTTCAATATATTAGGGCAAGAAAATATAATAAAGGTTTTGTTGAGTTAGTGAAAAATGTAAATCACGAACAAAAAATAAATTATAAATATTTAAGAAAGATATTATCAGCTATAAAGGAATCCATTTTAAAACCTAAAAGCTTAAACTGTTAAATGATTTTAGGGATAATAATAAAGAGAGAATTGAGGAACATTCAGGAAAGAGTTTTAAAAAAAAACGCTCTAAATTTAAAATAAATAATTTATAAAATAAATATGAAGCTTGTAAATGTTGCTGGTGGTTTAGGTAATCAAATGTTTGATTATGCTCTTTGTCTGGCTTTTAGAAAACAAGGCAATAAAACTTTTGTATTTGTATCAGAGGATTATAATTCACATTCTTACGGTCATCAGGGATATGAATTGGAGAAGTTGTTTTCTATAAATAAATCTGAACATAAATCGTATGGGTATAAATGGTATATACAATTATTAATAAAAGTCTTAAAGAAATTTTCATCAAGACGTAGACTTAAAATATACAAAATACTTCAATTAGAGGTTATTACAGAACCTAAAAGTTTTTGTTTTTATAAAAAAGTATTTAATCAAAATAAATCATTAAATCAATTATATTTAGGTACATGGCAGAGTGAGAAATATTTCCTAAATGCAAAAAAAGAAGTTAGAGACTGCTTTAAGTTTAATAAAAACTTATTGTCTAAAGACACAAAATTACTTGCTATAGAAATGCAAGAGTGTAATAGTGTCTTTGTCCATATTAGAAGAGGGGATTATCTAAGCGAAAAATACGTTACAGCGTTAGGTAATATTTGTAATTTGAGTTATTATGAGAAATCTATACAATATTTGTCGAAGAGTATTAACAATCCAAGGTTTTATTTTTTTTCAGATGATCAAGAATGGGTTAAAGAAAACTTAAATATTGAATCAGCTACTTACGTTCAGTTTAACTATGGAGATAATTCGTGGCAAGATATGTATTTAATGACTCAAGCTAAACACGGTATTATAGCTAATAGTACTTTTAGTTGGTGGGGAGCTTGGTTGATAGAAAATTCAAAAAAAAATATAATAGGACCAAAAAAATGGTGTAATGGTTCAGAGGATGATGATATAATTCCAAATGAATGGATTAAAATGTAATTTTTTTTGAACTAATAACTTTATTCAGCGTGCATATTTAAAAAATAATTATTTCTAAATTTTTAATAAACTTTACCAAGCTTAATTTATGCTTTTCAACTCCATCGAATTTTTAATCTTTTTGATTATTGTTTTTGTTTTGTATTGGTTTGTTTTTAAAAAAACGAAGCAACAAAATATCTTAATTTTATTAGCCAGTTATATTTTTTACGGTTGGTGGGATTGGCGATTTTTGTCCTTAATCTTTTTAAGTACGCTTGTAGATTTTTCCATAGGTAAATACTTAGAAATTACTGATGAAAAAAGAAAAAGAAAATGGGCATTAGGATTAAGTCTCTTTTTTAATTTAGGCATGTTAGGTTTCTTTAAATACTACAATTTTTTTATAGAAAACTTTGTTATTGGGTTTCAACAGTTAGGTATTCAAATGAATGTTTCCAGCTTACAGATTATTCTGCCAGTAGGGATCTCATTTTATACCTTTCAAACATTAAGTTATACGATAGATGTATATCAAAAAAAGTTAACGCCATCAAATAACTTTGTGTCTTTTGCTAGTTTTGTTTCATTTTTCCCTCAGTTAGTTGCAGGCCCAATAGAAAGAGCTTCTAATTTATTACCTCAATTTCATAGAGAAAGAAAGTTTAGTTATGACTATGCGGTTTCTGGTATGAAGTTAATTTTATGGGGGTTGGTTAAAAAAGTGGTTATTGCTGATAATTGTGCTGTTTATGTAAATCAGATTTTTGATAATTATCAAGAACAGTCCGGGTTCACTTTAATTATAGGTGCGGTATTTTTTGCATTTCAAATTTATGGAGACTTTAGTGGGTATTCAGATATTGCCATTGGTACTGCAAGGTTATTTGGTTTCGACTTAATGCGGAATTTTAAATATCCATATTTTTCTAGAGATATTGCGGAGTTTTGGCGTAATTGGCATATTTCTTTAACTACTTGGTTTCGAGATTATGTGTACATTCCTTTAGGAGGTTCTAAAGGTTCTAAAATATTTCAGTTAAGAAACGTTTTTATAATCTTTTTAGTTAGTGGTTTTTGGCATGGTGCTAATTGGACATTTATGGCTTGGGGAATTATAAATGCGTTGTTATTTGTTCCTTTGTTATTAACCAATAGAAATAGAAAAAATATTGATGTCAATCATAAAAACACTTCCATAAAAGAAATTTTAAGCATTATAGCAACCTTTTCAGTTACTTGTTTAGCATGGGTGTTTTTTAGAGCAGAAACAATAACAGAAGCGATACAGTATATTGGTAGCATATTTGATGTTTCTAATTTTTTACCGTCAGTTATTCGTCAAAAAAGAATGTTTCCGGTATTGTTTATCTTTATTTTAATTGAATGGCTTTCTAGAAGAGATGAAATTGTAGTTGTTTTTAAAAACAAGTTTAGAAAATTTTTCTATGTATTTTTTATTTTTGTAATCCTCTATTCAATGTCATCTGCAGAAAAAACATCATTTATATATTTTCAATTTTAATAAAATGAAATTATTTTTAAAAAACATTTTAATACTTTCAGTAATTGTAGTTTGCTTATTTTTTGTTCTCGATACTTTTGTATTTCCCAATAATAAAAACACATATAATTACAAAGCTAGTTTATTACAAAATAAAGAGGTAGAAGTTTTAATATCCGGAAATTCTCATTTAGGTTTTGGTGTATTTGCGGATAGCATTTTTAATTTCAACACTGTAAATATAGCGACAAAAGCAAGAGAGCTAAATACCGATATTGATTTGCTCGTTAGTAATGTTCAAAATAAGGAAAAGCTTAAAGCAGTATTAATTCCAATCTCTTATTATTCACTGTTTGGTGAATTAAGTTCGACTAATGAATACCATCAAAGTCAAATGCGTCTTTATTATAATTTTTTCAAATTAGAAAAATACGATCAAGGTTTTATTAAAAACAGCTTAATTATTAACGAACCCTTTAGAGAATTAATGAATGATAGTTTTTTTCTTTCTTTTATGAAAAAACAAAAAATATCTAAAAAAGGCTGGAGAGCAAATAATACTTTATTTGTAAAAGATCCTGAAATTATTGGTAAATTAAAAAGATTAAAAGAAAGTATTAAAAATAAATCTTTAATAGAAAAAAATATAAAAAGGATTAAAGAATTAAATACAGAATGTAACATAAATAATGTGAAGTTAATTTTAGTTTTACCTCCATATTCAGCATATTTTTATTCTTTGACTAATCATAAATATAATAAAATTATCAATAATATTCTTTCAGAAAACCTAAAGGATGTTCAAGTATTAGATGCGGTAAATTTTATGCCTACAGACTTAGAATATTATGAAAATTCAGATCATTTAAACGTAAAAGGAGCAAAGTTATTTACCAAAAAATTAGATAGTATTTTAAAACTTAGTTTATGAAAATCCTTTTTGTTTGTCTCCAATATATCCATGCAGCTAGGTGGATCAATCAATTAAAAGATACAGAACATGAAATTTATGTTTTCGATTGCTTAGATAGACCTATTCATAAAGATTTATTGTGGACGAATAATATTACGGGTTGGAGTAAAAGAAAAGTACCTTATTTAAAAGGTGAATATTTTCTTGAAAAAAAAATGCCAAGTGTTTTTAATAAAATAGAACCATATTTAAAAGTAACAGCTTCAGAAAAACTAGAGGCATTGATTAAAGAACTCAAACCAGATTTGGTACATTCTTTAGAGATGCAATCACAAACATATCCTTTGTTAAAAGTTAGAAAAAAAATCCATTTTAAATGGGCTTATTTTTCTTGGGGAAGTGACTTGTATTTATATCAAAATGAAAAAAAACATCAACAAAAGATAAAGCAAGTTCTTTTTAATTTGAATTATTTATTTGTTGATAATCATAGAGATATTGATATCGCTAAAAAGTTAGGGTTTATAAATGAAGTTGCAGGTGTTTTTCCTGGAGGAGGAGGTTATCAATTAGAAAAAATAAAAGAAAGTGTTACTCAAATAAAAAAAGAAAATTTAATCATAATTAAAGGATATCATCATTGGGCAGGTAGAGCTTTAGTGGTTTTAAAAGCATTAGATTTTATAAAGAAAGATTTAGTAAATTATAAGATTTTAGTATATTCTGCTCATGATAATGTTCTCGATAAGATTACAGAAATGAACAGTAACGGATGGAATATAGAATATATTAGTCGGAAAAAAGAAGTAAGTCAGACTGAATTATTAACGTTATTTGCAAAAGCTAAAATAGCAATTGGAAATAATATTTCAGACGGCATACCAAACACACTTTTAGAAGCTATTATTTTAGGTGCTTTTCCAATACAATCTAATCCTGGAGGTGTTTCTGAAGATTATATAAAAGATGGTGAAAATGGATTTTTAATTCAAAACCCTGAAGATGCTATTGAAATTTCTAAGTTAATATCTAAGGTATTAAATAATGAAGAATTATTAGATAGTGTATTTTTATTAAATCAAGAAATTGCTACTAAATTAGAGTATAATGTAATTAGAAAAAAGGTTTTAGATGCCTATTCTAAAATTGAGAATAAACTTTAACAGTATAACATGAGCTTAAAAACAGTTTTATTTGTTGTAAATAATAGTAAAATAGATTTAAACTCCAGTGGTGGAGCTTCTGTGTACTATAGTCATGTAGATTTACTACATGCTTTAGGTTATAGAATTATATTATTAGCGACACAATGGAATGATGTAAGTGTTTTTAATGATGAAGATTATAATGATGTTAGAGATAAAATAGATACAATTGTATCTTACTCTGTTGTAAAAAAGAAACCAAATAAAGGATTAAAACGATTAGGAGAAGCTGTTTTTAATCCTACAAAATTCGAGTATTATTTTATCAATAATGAAAATAAATTTTTTTTTGAGGACATTATTTTAAAACATAAAATCGATTTTGTTTGGGCGGAATGGAGATGGAATGCAATTATGATTGCTGCTTTTAATTTAAAAACTCCAAGTATTTACAGTCATCATGATTGGGAATATAAATTAGCAAAACTAAGAAGTCCTAATCAGAATTTAAAGAAACGTTTTCATACGTATCAAAAGAAACGAGTTGAAATCAACTTAATTAAAAGTGTATCTGGTGTAGTTTCTGGTTCTTATACAGAAACAAATGAAGTTTTAGAACATCAAAAAAATGCACTTTATTTACCAACAACTTATATAAATATAGAATCAGATATAAAACCAAGTAAATTTCCTAGAATAGTACATTTAGGAGGTATGGGAACAACAGCAAACAGAATCGGTTTAGAAAGGTTTATTACTGTTTGTTGGGATATTATAAAGGCAGAAATCCCTAATGTAGAATTGGTGGTTGTGGGAAAATTAAAAGGAGCTTCTAAAAACTTATTAGATATTATTAATTTAGACAGTCAGATTATTTCATTAGGTTTTGTTAAAGAATTAGATGCTGTTTTA encodes the following:
- a CDS encoding glycosyltransferase, which produces MKILFVCLQYIHAARWINQLKDTEHEIYVFDCLDRPIHKDLLWTNNITGWSKRKVPYLKGEYFLEKKMPSVFNKIEPYLKVTASEKLEALIKELKPDLVHSLEMQSQTYPLLKVRKKIHFKWAYFSWGSDLYLYQNEKKHQQKIKQVLFNLNYLFVDNHRDIDIAKKLGFINEVAGVFPGGGGYQLEKIKESVTQIKKENLIIIKGYHHWAGRALVVLKALDFIKKDLVNYKILVYSAHDNVLDKITEMNSNGWNIEYISRKKEVSQTELLTLFAKAKIAIGNNISDGIPNTLLEAIILGAFPIQSNPGGVSEDYIKDGENGFLIQNPEDAIEISKLISKVLNNEELLDSVFLLNQEIATKLEYNVIRKKVLDAYSKIENKL
- a CDS encoding glycosyltransferase, translating into MSLKTVLFVVNNSKIDLNSSGGASVYYSHVDLLHALGYRIILLATQWNDVSVFNDEDYNDVRDKIDTIVSYSVVKKKPNKGLKRLGEAVFNPTKFEYYFINNENKFFFEDIILKHKIDFVWAEWRWNAIMIAAFNLKTPSIYSHHDWEYKLAKLRSPNQNLKKRFHTYQKKRVEINLIKSVSGVVSGSYTETNEVLEHQKNALYLPTTYINIESDIKPSKFPRIVHLGGMGTTANRIGLERFITVCWDIIKAEIPNVELVVVGKLKGASKNLLDIINLDSQIISLGFVKELDAVLLPGDFHIIPWEFNTGTRTRVPVVFNYKQVLVSTKAAVECYPEVTVKNAVLCDDLLDMSTKIVALYKSSDKRSKIAIEGKKLFKNHFTTVSQKENLKKFLHKL
- a CDS encoding MBOAT family protein, which translates into the protein MLFNSIEFLIFLIIVFVLYWFVFKKTKQQNILILLASYIFYGWWDWRFLSLIFLSTLVDFSIGKYLEITDEKRKRKWALGLSLFFNLGMLGFFKYYNFFIENFVIGFQQLGIQMNVSSLQIILPVGISFYTFQTLSYTIDVYQKKLTPSNNFVSFASFVSFFPQLVAGPIERASNLLPQFHRERKFSYDYAVSGMKLILWGLVKKVVIADNCAVYVNQIFDNYQEQSGFTLIIGAVFFAFQIYGDFSGYSDIAIGTARLFGFDLMRNFKYPYFSRDIAEFWRNWHISLTTWFRDYVYIPLGGSKGSKIFQLRNVFIIFLVSGFWHGANWTFMAWGIINALLFVPLLLTNRNRKNIDVNHKNTSIKEILSIIATFSVTCLAWVFFRAETITEAIQYIGSIFDVSNFLPSVIRQKRMFPVLFIFILIEWLSRRDEIVVVFKNKFRKFFYVFFIFVILYSMSSAEKTSFIYFQF
- a CDS encoding alpha-1,2-fucosyltransferase, with amino-acid sequence MKLVNVAGGLGNQMFDYALCLAFRKQGNKTFVFVSEDYNSHSYGHQGYELEKLFSINKSEHKSYGYKWYIQLLIKVLKKFSSRRRLKIYKILQLEVITEPKSFCFYKKVFNQNKSLNQLYLGTWQSEKYFLNAKKEVRDCFKFNKNLLSKDTKLLAIEMQECNSVFVHIRRGDYLSEKYVTALGNICNLSYYEKSIQYLSKSINNPRFYFFSDDQEWVKENLNIESATYVQFNYGDNSWQDMYLMTQAKHGIIANSTFSWWGAWLIENSKKNIIGPKKWCNGSEDDDIIPNEWIKM
- a CDS encoding glycosyltransferase — translated: MIPKIIHYCWFGGAPKPDLVKDCISSWKKYLPDYQFMEWNEKNTKFEHRFVKNAYKLKKWAFVSDYVRLQKTYEYGGIYLDTDVLVVKNFDELLKNKMFVGIEDKLTINAAIFGATKNHLFIFKILEKYSNLKIGGFVNLFSIAIPKIITETFKKTYNYNDLFLSKIEKEDIIVYPTDYFYPLPSNKSSEKNNYKNYLTANSYAVHLWDASWVDFNEFQYIRARKYNKGFVELVKNVNHEQKINYKYLRKILSAIKESILKPKSLNC